One segment of Phaeacidiphilus oryzae TH49 DNA contains the following:
- a CDS encoding M50 family metallopeptidase, producing the protein MTTLMTVLGIVVFALGLGVSIAFHELGHLTWAKTFGIRVPQYMVGFGPTVWSRKRGETEYGLKAVPLGGYIRMIGMFPPGKDGRVTARSTSPWRSMIEDAREQSYEEVGEGDENRLFYTRKPWKRVIVMFAGPFHNLILAFLLFLVVLMGFGITTEVPTVSSVSQCVVSATAKTDTCPRNAPLSPAAKAGLRAGDRIVSFNGQRIKKYDQLQNDIRDAAGQTVAIGVVRDGRPLTLHAELVTNTLAKVDSNGNPTSGTVKAGFLGFSPATGVQHLGFGESLDQMGKMAESGVQSIASLPSKIPALWGSAFEGKARTADQPVGVVGVARVGGQVFSMHIPAEMRIAMMLNLVAGLNLSLFLLNMLPLLPLDGGHIVGALWEAVRRHAARLFRMPDPGPFDVAKLMPVAYVVAGVFLCFTVLVMIADVVNPVRLN; encoded by the coding sequence ATGACCACGCTGATGACGGTGCTCGGCATCGTCGTGTTCGCCCTCGGCCTGGGGGTGTCCATCGCCTTCCACGAGCTGGGGCACCTGACCTGGGCCAAGACCTTCGGCATCCGGGTGCCGCAGTACATGGTCGGCTTCGGCCCGACCGTGTGGTCGCGGAAGAGGGGCGAGACCGAGTACGGGCTCAAGGCCGTTCCGCTCGGCGGCTACATCCGCATGATCGGGATGTTCCCGCCCGGCAAGGACGGGAGGGTCACCGCCCGCTCCACCTCGCCCTGGCGGTCCATGATCGAGGACGCCCGGGAGCAGTCCTACGAGGAGGTCGGGGAGGGCGACGAGAACCGGCTCTTCTACACCCGCAAGCCGTGGAAGCGGGTGATCGTGATGTTCGCCGGCCCCTTCCACAACCTGATCCTCGCCTTCCTCCTCTTCCTCGTGGTGCTGATGGGCTTCGGTATCACCACCGAGGTGCCCACCGTCTCCTCGGTCTCCCAGTGCGTGGTCTCGGCCACCGCCAAGACCGACACCTGCCCCCGGAACGCCCCGCTCTCGCCGGCCGCCAAGGCCGGGCTCCGGGCCGGCGACCGGATCGTCAGCTTCAACGGGCAGCGGATCAAGAAGTACGACCAGCTGCAGAACGACATCCGGGACGCGGCCGGCCAGACCGTGGCCATCGGCGTGGTCCGCGACGGCAGGCCGCTCACCCTCCACGCCGAACTGGTCACCAACACCCTGGCCAAGGTGGACTCCAACGGGAACCCGACCAGCGGCACGGTGAAGGCCGGCTTCCTCGGCTTCAGCCCGGCCACCGGCGTCCAGCACCTGGGCTTCGGCGAGAGCCTGGACCAGATGGGGAAGATGGCGGAGAGCGGCGTCCAGTCCATCGCCTCCCTGCCGTCCAAGATCCCGGCGCTCTGGGGCTCGGCCTTCGAGGGCAAGGCCCGCACCGCGGACCAGCCGGTGGGCGTGGTCGGCGTGGCGCGGGTCGGCGGCCAGGTCTTCTCCATGCACATCCCGGCCGAGATGCGGATCGCGATGATGCTGAACCTGGTGGCCGGGCTCAACCTCTCGCTCTTCCTGCTGAACATGCTGCCGCTGCTGCCGCTGGACGGCGGGCACATCGTCGGGGCGTTGTGGGAGGCCGTCCGCCGGCACGCCGCCCGGCTCTTCCGGATGCCCGACCCCGGCCCCTTCGACGTGGCCAAGCTGATGCCGGTGGCGTACGTCGTGGCCGGGGTGTTCCTCTGCTTCACCGTGCTGGTGATGATCGCGGACGTGGTGAATCCGGTACGGCTGAACTGA
- the dxr gene encoding 1-deoxy-D-xylulose-5-phosphate reductoisomerase, with amino-acid sequence MESLATPHTVFQPAPTPGADPDGPRELVILGSTGSIGTQAIDVVTRNPGRFRVVGLSAAGGRPELLAEQALELGVRTVAVAREDALPAVREALRAKAGGRPLPELTAGPDAASDLAAAPCHTVLNGITGSIGLAPTLAALRAGRVLALANKESLIVGGPLVKELARPGQIVPVDSEHAALFQALMGGTRAEIRKLVVTASGGPFRGRTREQLSGVTKEDALAHPNWDMGPVITINSATLVNKGLEVIEAHLLYDIPFERIEVVVHPQSIVHSMVEFVDGSTMAQAGVPDMRMPISLGIGWPRRVPEAGPFLDWTKSSTWEFFPLDEEAFPSVGLAREVGQLGGTAPAVFNAANEECVDAFLQDRLAFTAIVDTVAKVVGEHGRPAPGTRLTLDDVLAAESWARARARELAAG; translated from the coding sequence ATGGAGTCGCTCGCCACGCCGCACACCGTTTTCCAGCCCGCCCCGACCCCGGGCGCCGATCCGGACGGCCCCCGGGAGCTGGTGATCCTCGGCTCGACCGGGTCGATCGGCACCCAGGCCATCGATGTGGTCACCCGCAACCCCGGACGGTTCCGGGTGGTGGGCCTCTCCGCCGCCGGCGGGCGGCCGGAGCTCCTCGCCGAGCAGGCGCTGGAGCTGGGCGTGCGGACCGTGGCGGTGGCCCGCGAGGACGCCCTGCCGGCGGTCCGGGAGGCGCTGCGGGCCAAGGCCGGCGGCCGCCCGCTGCCCGAGCTGACCGCCGGACCCGACGCCGCCTCGGATCTCGCCGCCGCGCCCTGCCACACCGTGCTCAACGGCATCACCGGCTCGATCGGCCTCGCCCCCACCCTCGCCGCGCTGCGGGCCGGCCGGGTGCTGGCGCTGGCCAACAAGGAGTCGCTGATCGTCGGCGGTCCGCTGGTGAAGGAGCTGGCCCGGCCGGGCCAGATCGTCCCGGTGGACTCCGAGCACGCGGCGCTCTTCCAGGCGCTGATGGGCGGCACCCGGGCGGAGATCCGCAAGCTGGTGGTGACCGCGAGCGGCGGCCCGTTCCGCGGCCGGACCAGGGAGCAGCTCTCCGGGGTGACCAAGGAGGACGCCCTGGCCCACCCCAACTGGGACATGGGCCCGGTGATCACCATCAACTCGGCCACCCTGGTCAACAAGGGCCTTGAGGTGATCGAGGCCCACCTCCTCTACGACATCCCGTTCGAGCGGATCGAGGTGGTGGTCCACCCGCAGTCGATCGTCCACTCGATGGTCGAGTTCGTGGACGGCTCGACGATGGCCCAGGCCGGCGTCCCGGACATGCGGATGCCGATCTCGCTGGGCATCGGCTGGCCGCGGCGGGTGCCGGAGGCCGGCCCCTTCCTCGACTGGACCAAGTCCTCGACCTGGGAGTTCTTCCCGCTGGACGAGGAGGCCTTCCCGTCCGTCGGCCTGGCCCGCGAGGTCGGGCAGCTGGGCGGGACCGCCCCGGCCGTCTTCAACGCGGCCAACGAGGAGTGCGTGGACGCCTTCCTCCAGGACAGGCTCGCCTTCACCGCGATCGTGGACACGGTCGCCAAGGTGGTCGGGGAGCACGGACGGCCCGCCCCCGGAACCCGGCTCACCCTGGACGACGTCCTCGCCGCCGAGAGCTGGGCGCGCGCTCGGGCTCGCGAGCTCGCCGCGGGGTGA
- a CDS encoding S53 family peptidase codes for MIGGVLAALVVAAGVVVGVRTAGGGAGAEASSDSAGSMALPGSQASWAPPIWATPANDLGAADPRTTVSGTVYFAKNSPADLAGLAARVGTPGDPDYHHYLSPAQLATRFRTRAHAAQAVTAWVRQNGMTIVSEDADSVVVRTTIGKVEEVLGIRIHRYRHSGHAYLSPTSRPAFPPDVGDYVAGVTGLTTSDPVSPPRAPALGGASTRTCSTYFGEKTLAGAPPSPRTGRPVPLAVCGYSPAQLRSAYGVEGSGLTGRGATVAVVDAFASPTIVEDVDRWSRAAGLPELTPGQFRQVLPASYATGSSAADAQGWWGEETLDVEAVHALAPDAKIVYYGVRSPDAADFVEVLHTVVATHGADIVSASWGGPEGATDPSVFGAESQIFEEGAVEGISFNAATGDDGDYTAKGAPTPEVSDPAANPWVTAVGGTSLAVGSDGSYGWESSWGDVGFPYANGSWDTQANGVRMGAGGGGVSQVYQQPFYQRGVVPAGLTTRARAVPDVAMDADGLTGLAVGQSTATVVARPAAAGDGVTFTAAVSGFAFQPVGGTSLATPLFSAMEALAQQAAGGTPLGFAAPALYAQTKSAAGTFHDVTTPPQGLTASPELIAGDRNGNPVLVELAHDDSLRAAAGYDDATGLGSPAGPFLTWFARHPNGR; via the coding sequence GTGATCGGCGGGGTCCTCGCCGCGCTCGTCGTCGCTGCGGGCGTGGTGGTCGGGGTGCGGACGGCCGGCGGCGGAGCCGGCGCCGAGGCGTCCAGCGACTCCGCGGGGAGCATGGCGCTGCCCGGCTCGCAGGCCTCCTGGGCGCCCCCGATCTGGGCCACGCCCGCCAACGACCTCGGGGCCGCCGACCCCCGGACGACCGTCTCGGGCACCGTCTACTTCGCCAAGAACAGCCCCGCCGACCTGGCCGGCCTCGCCGCCCGGGTCGGCACCCCGGGGGACCCGGACTACCACCACTACCTGTCCCCGGCCCAGCTGGCCACCCGGTTCCGGACCCGGGCCCACGCCGCCCAGGCGGTCACCGCCTGGGTCCGGCAGAACGGGATGACCATCGTCTCCGAGGACGCCGACTCGGTGGTGGTGCGGACCACCATCGGCAAGGTCGAGGAGGTGCTCGGCATCCGGATCCACCGCTACCGGCACAGCGGCCACGCCTACCTCTCGCCGACCAGCCGCCCGGCCTTCCCGCCGGACGTCGGCGACTACGTCGCCGGGGTCACCGGCCTGACCACCTCCGACCCGGTCAGCCCGCCGCGCGCGCCGGCCCTCGGCGGCGCCTCCACCCGCACCTGCAGCACCTACTTCGGCGAGAAGACCCTGGCCGGCGCCCCGCCCTCGCCCCGAACCGGCCGGCCGGTGCCGCTCGCGGTCTGCGGCTACAGCCCGGCCCAGCTGCGCTCGGCCTACGGAGTCGAGGGCAGCGGGCTGACCGGTCGCGGGGCGACCGTCGCCGTGGTGGACGCCTTCGCCTCGCCGACCATCGTCGAGGACGTCGACCGCTGGTCCCGGGCGGCCGGGCTGCCCGAGCTGACGCCCGGCCAGTTCCGCCAGGTGCTCCCCGCCTCGTACGCGACCGGCAGCAGCGCGGCGGACGCGCAGGGCTGGTGGGGCGAGGAGACCCTGGACGTCGAGGCGGTGCACGCCCTCGCCCCGGACGCGAAGATCGTCTACTACGGGGTGCGGTCCCCGGACGCCGCCGACTTCGTGGAGGTCCTCCACACCGTCGTGGCCACCCACGGAGCGGACATCGTCAGCGCCTCCTGGGGCGGCCCGGAGGGGGCCACCGACCCGTCCGTCTTCGGCGCCGAGTCGCAGATCTTCGAGGAGGGCGCCGTCGAGGGCATCTCGTTCAACGCGGCCACCGGGGACGACGGCGACTACACCGCCAAGGGCGCCCCCACACCGGAGGTCTCCGACCCGGCCGCCAACCCCTGGGTGACCGCGGTCGGCGGCACCTCGCTGGCCGTCGGCAGCGACGGCTCCTACGGCTGGGAGAGCAGCTGGGGCGACGTCGGCTTCCCGTACGCGAACGGAAGCTGGGACACCCAGGCGAACGGCGTCCGGATGGGCGCCGGGGGCGGCGGCGTCAGCCAGGTCTACCAGCAGCCCTTCTACCAGCGCGGGGTCGTCCCCGCCGGGCTGACCACCCGCGCCCGGGCGGTGCCGGACGTGGCGATGGACGCGGACGGGCTGACCGGCCTCGCGGTCGGCCAGAGCACCGCCACCGTGGTCGCCCGGCCGGCCGCGGCCGGCGACGGCGTGACGTTCACCGCCGCGGTGAGCGGCTTCGCCTTCCAGCCGGTCGGCGGCACCAGCCTGGCCACGCCGCTCTTCTCCGCGATGGAGGCGCTGGCCCAGCAGGCCGCCGGGGGCACCCCGCTCGGCTTCGCCGCCCCCGCCCTCTACGCCCAGACGAAGTCCGCCGCCGGGACCTTCCACGACGTCACCACCCCGCCGCAGGGGCTGACCGCCTCCCCCGAGCTGATCGCGGGCGACCGGAACGGCAACCCGGTGCTGGTCGAGCTGGCCCACGACGACTCGCTGCGCGCCGCCGCCGGCTACGACGACGCCACCGGGCTCGGCTCCCCGGCGGGGCCCTTCCTCACCTGGTTCGCCAGGCATCCGAACGGCAGGTGA
- a CDS encoding acyl-CoA dehydrogenase family protein — MTAQQDRSSSAPGAGTPKVTEREARRVAEEAREQDWRKPSFAKELFLGRLRLDLIHPHPLPTAEAEAAGEAFLAELRTFCEAEVDGELIEREARIPDEVVKGLQALGVFGMKIDREYGGLGLSQVHYNRALALIGSVSPAIAALASAHQSIGVPQPLKLFGTEEQKRAFLPRCARDAISAFLLTEPDVGSDPARLATAAVPTEDGDAYVLDGVKLWTTNGVVADLLVVMARVPRSEGHRGGITAFVVEADAPGITVERRNAFMGLRGIENGVTRFHGVRVPAANRIGAEGAGLKIALTTLNTGRLSLPAVCAGAAKWCLKIAREWTGVREQWGKPIAAHEAVSAKVAHIAATAFALEAVVELAGQMADEDRNDIRIEAALAKLYNSEQAWLLADELVQIRGGRGFETAASLAARGERAVPAEQILRDLRINRTFEGSTEIMHLLIAREAVDAHLKVAGDIIDPEADLRRKGRAAARAGGFYARWLPKLVAGPGQLPGAYGEFHPSGCADLARHLRYVERAARRVARSTFYGMSRWQGRMETKQGFLGRIVDIGAELFAMSAVCVRAEMLRGRGGDPELGRAAYELADVFCRQAEVRVEELFGRLWTNTDAVDRALAERVVAGRYEWLEEGVLDPSGDGPWIADATPGASAVKNVHRPIR; from the coding sequence ATGACCGCTCAGCAGGACCGTTCCAGCAGCGCCCCCGGCGCCGGCACCCCCAAGGTGACGGAGCGCGAGGCCAGAAGGGTGGCCGAGGAGGCCAGGGAGCAGGACTGGCGCAAGCCCAGCTTCGCCAAGGAGCTCTTCCTCGGCCGCCTCCGCCTGGACCTGATCCACCCCCACCCGCTGCCCACCGCCGAGGCGGAGGCGGCGGGCGAGGCGTTCCTCGCCGAGCTCCGCACCTTCTGCGAGGCCGAGGTGGACGGCGAGCTGATCGAGCGGGAGGCCCGGATCCCCGACGAGGTGGTCAAGGGCCTCCAGGCGCTCGGCGTCTTCGGGATGAAGATCGACCGCGAGTACGGCGGCCTCGGCCTCTCCCAGGTGCACTACAACCGCGCCCTCGCGCTGATCGGCAGCGTCAGTCCGGCGATCGCCGCGCTGGCCTCCGCCCACCAGTCGATCGGGGTCCCGCAGCCGCTCAAGCTGTTCGGCACCGAGGAGCAGAAGCGGGCGTTCCTGCCGCGCTGCGCCCGCGACGCGATCAGCGCCTTCCTCCTCACCGAGCCGGACGTGGGCAGCGACCCCGCCCGGCTGGCCACCGCCGCCGTGCCCACCGAGGACGGCGACGCCTACGTCCTGGACGGCGTGAAGCTGTGGACCACCAACGGGGTGGTGGCCGACCTGCTGGTGGTGATGGCCCGGGTGCCGAGGAGCGAGGGGCACCGGGGCGGGATCACCGCCTTCGTGGTGGAGGCCGACGCGCCGGGGATCACCGTCGAGCGCCGGAACGCCTTCATGGGGCTGCGCGGCATCGAGAACGGGGTGACCCGCTTCCACGGCGTGCGGGTGCCCGCGGCCAACCGGATCGGGGCCGAGGGCGCGGGCCTGAAGATCGCGCTGACCACCCTCAACACCGGGCGGCTCTCGCTGCCGGCGGTGTGCGCGGGGGCCGCCAAGTGGTGCCTGAAGATCGCCCGCGAGTGGACCGGCGTCCGCGAGCAGTGGGGCAAGCCGATCGCGGCCCACGAGGCCGTCTCGGCCAAGGTCGCGCACATCGCGGCCACCGCGTTCGCGCTGGAGGCGGTGGTCGAGCTGGCCGGGCAGATGGCGGACGAGGACCGCAACGACATCCGGATCGAGGCCGCGCTGGCCAAGCTCTACAACTCCGAGCAGGCCTGGCTGCTGGCCGACGAGCTGGTGCAGATCCGGGGCGGGCGCGGCTTCGAGACGGCGGCCTCGCTGGCCGCGCGCGGGGAGCGGGCGGTGCCGGCCGAGCAGATCCTGCGCGACCTGCGGATCAACCGGACCTTCGAGGGCTCGACCGAGATCATGCACCTGCTGATCGCCCGGGAGGCGGTGGACGCCCACCTGAAGGTCGCGGGGGACATCATCGACCCGGAGGCCGACCTGCGGAGGAAGGGGCGCGCGGCGGCGCGGGCCGGCGGTTTCTACGCCAGGTGGCTGCCGAAGCTGGTCGCCGGCCCCGGTCAACTCCCGGGCGCGTACGGGGAGTTCCACCCCTCCGGCTGCGCCGACCTGGCGCGGCACCTGCGCTACGTGGAGCGGGCGGCCCGCCGGGTCGCGCGCAGCACCTTCTACGGGATGTCGCGGTGGCAGGGGCGGATGGAGACCAAGCAGGGCTTCCTCGGCCGGATCGTCGACATCGGCGCCGAGCTGTTCGCGATGAGCGCGGTCTGCGTGCGGGCGGAGATGCTGCGCGGCCGCGGCGGCGACCCCGAGCTGGGGCGGGCCGCGTACGAGCTGGCGGACGTGTTCTGCCGGCAGGCGGAGGTGCGGGTCGAGGAGCTGTTCGGCCGGCTGTGGACCAACACCGACGCGGTGGACCGGGCGCTGGCCGAGCGGGTCGTCGCGGGCCGCTACGAGTGGCTGGAGGAGGGCGTCCTCGACCCCTCGGGCGACGGCCCGTGGATCGCGGACGCGACTCCGGGTGCGAGCGCGGTGAAGAACGTCCACCGGCCCATCCGGTAG
- a CDS encoding aldehyde dehydrogenase family protein, translating to MATTHPTAHPTTHPFWLAGRPVEGEQGFEVHHPWDGSLVARVSEPSEAQVEEAVAGAAAAVDAFSATPAYVRAAALDHVARRLAERTEELAKLITAENGKPIKWARGEVGRAVSVFRWAAEEARRFNGGEAQRLDTDQGGTGRLALTRRFVGGAVLGIAPFNFPLNLVAHKVAPAIAVGAPIILKPAPATPLSALVLGEILAETDLPAGSWSVLTVPNDRMPALVQDPRLPVISFTGSDTVGHAIQDSVPRKHVTLELGGNAAAVVLADYSSDEDLEWAAGRIATFANYQGGQSCISVQRVIADASVFDRLAEKVVAKVGAQVTGDPSDASVDVGPLVSEDAAKRVESWVDEAVSAGARLLAGGKREGASYAPTVLADLPDGVRLAREEVFGPVLTLHRVEGADEAFRLVNASRFGLQAGVFTHDLQTAFRAHRELETGGVVIGDAPSYRADQMPYGGVKDSGVGREGVAYAMEDYTYERVLVLTGLAL from the coding sequence GTGGCGACTACCCACCCGACTGCCCACCCGACCACCCACCCGTTCTGGCTGGCCGGCCGGCCGGTCGAGGGCGAGCAGGGCTTCGAGGTCCACCACCCCTGGGACGGCTCCCTGGTGGCCCGGGTCTCCGAGCCCAGCGAGGCCCAGGTCGAGGAGGCCGTGGCGGGCGCCGCCGCGGCCGTCGACGCGTTCTCCGCGACGCCGGCGTACGTCAGGGCCGCCGCCCTGGACCACGTGGCCAGGCGGCTCGCGGAGCGCACCGAAGAGCTGGCGAAGCTGATCACCGCCGAGAACGGCAAGCCGATCAAGTGGGCCAGGGGCGAGGTCGGCCGGGCCGTCTCGGTCTTCCGCTGGGCCGCCGAGGAGGCCCGCCGCTTCAACGGCGGCGAGGCCCAGCGCCTGGACACCGACCAGGGCGGCACCGGGCGGCTGGCGCTCACCCGCCGCTTCGTGGGCGGGGCCGTGCTCGGGATCGCGCCGTTCAACTTCCCGCTCAACCTGGTCGCGCACAAGGTCGCCCCGGCGATCGCGGTCGGCGCGCCGATCATTCTCAAGCCGGCCCCGGCCACCCCGCTCTCCGCGCTGGTGCTGGGCGAGATCCTGGCCGAGACCGACCTTCCGGCCGGCTCCTGGTCGGTGCTGACCGTCCCCAACGACCGGATGCCTGCCCTGGTCCAGGACCCGCGGCTGCCGGTGATCTCCTTCACCGGCTCGGACACCGTCGGCCACGCGATCCAGGACTCGGTGCCGCGCAAGCACGTCACCCTGGAGCTCGGCGGCAACGCCGCGGCGGTCGTCCTCGCCGACTACTCCTCCGACGAGGACCTGGAGTGGGCGGCCGGCCGGATCGCCACCTTCGCCAACTACCAGGGCGGCCAGTCCTGCATCTCGGTGCAGCGGGTGATCGCCGACGCCTCGGTCTTCGACCGGCTGGCGGAGAAGGTGGTGGCCAAGGTCGGCGCCCAGGTCACCGGCGACCCCTCGGACGCCTCGGTCGACGTCGGCCCACTGGTCAGCGAGGACGCCGCGAAGCGGGTGGAGTCCTGGGTGGACGAGGCGGTCTCGGCCGGCGCCCGGCTGCTCGCCGGCGGCAAGCGGGAGGGCGCCTCGTACGCGCCGACCGTTCTGGCCGACCTGCCGGACGGCGTCAGGCTGGCCCGTGAGGAGGTCTTCGGCCCGGTCCTCACCCTCCACCGGGTGGAGGGCGCCGACGAGGCCTTCCGGCTGGTCAACGCCTCCCGCTTCGGGCTGCAGGCGGGCGTGTTCACCCACGACCTGCAGACCGCCTTCCGGGCCCACCGCGAACTGGAGACCGGCGGCGTGGTGATCGGCGACGCGCCGTCCTACCGCGCCGACCAGATGCCGTACGGCGGGGTCAAGGACTCCGGGGTCGGCCGTGAGGGCGTCGCGTACGCGATGGAGGACTACACCTACGAGCGGGTCCTGGTGCTCACCGGCCTGGCGCTCTGA
- a CDS encoding PucR family transcriptional regulator: MPPLRLSVAAGEGSLRRPVRWVHTSELEDPAPFLEGGELLLTTGMKLGPDPDQLRDYVHRLADAGVAGIGFGVGLGHTEVPGPMIGAAAERGLPLLRVPQPTPFIAISKAVTAALAAEQYQAVTVSFEAQEELTRAALGKDGTAALVRTLARRLGGWAALYDASGALVSSAPGWAAKRAGRLRGEVERLRSRPAPVSAAIQGGVLADPEQGERPADRSERRNGTGNSTGNSTGNGDGAAAHEDAVVLQSIGADRRARGYLAVGTEARLTATERYVLNAAVALLTLTLERSRGLRRAEERMTTALLRLILDGQTGIAREVAGGLFGGLPAEPVRVLVAEGGEESGRAAEEGAKAPLDQLIDRAEQVAAGGGERALAAQLDEQTVLLVTDGGAVQRACADAVEELDGVVLGVSGPGLIDEAGEAAVEARRAMAVARRSGRRLVEHEDVGAGSLLPLLGEDAVRAYADALLRPLREHDASSRGDLVASLGAWLARHGQWDAAAADLGVHRHTLRYRMRRVEELLGRSLDDTDMRMELWLALRATEE, from the coding sequence ATGCCCCCGCTCCGGCTCTCGGTGGCCGCCGGCGAGGGCAGCCTGCGGAGACCCGTCCGCTGGGTGCACACCAGCGAGCTGGAGGACCCGGCGCCGTTCCTGGAGGGCGGTGAGCTGCTGCTCACCACCGGGATGAAGCTCGGCCCCGACCCCGACCAGCTGCGCGACTACGTCCACCGGCTGGCGGACGCCGGGGTGGCCGGGATCGGCTTCGGCGTCGGCCTCGGCCACACCGAGGTGCCCGGCCCGATGATCGGGGCCGCGGCCGAGCGCGGGCTGCCGCTGCTCCGCGTTCCCCAGCCGACCCCGTTCATCGCGATCAGCAAGGCGGTCACCGCCGCTCTCGCCGCCGAGCAGTACCAGGCCGTGACGGTCAGTTTCGAGGCCCAGGAGGAGCTGACCAGGGCCGCCCTCGGCAAGGACGGCACGGCCGCCCTGGTGCGCACCCTGGCCCGCCGGCTCGGCGGGTGGGCGGCGCTCTACGACGCCTCCGGCGCGCTGGTCTCCTCCGCGCCCGGCTGGGCGGCGAAGCGCGCCGGCCGGCTGCGCGGCGAGGTCGAGCGGCTGCGCTCCCGGCCGGCCCCGGTCAGCGCCGCGATCCAGGGCGGCGTCCTCGCCGATCCCGAGCAGGGGGAGCGGCCGGCCGACCGGTCTGAGCGCCGCAACGGCACCGGAAACAGCACCGGAAACAGCACCGGGAACGGCGACGGCGCCGCCGCGCACGAGGACGCCGTCGTCCTGCAGTCCATCGGCGCCGACCGCCGGGCCCGCGGCTATCTCGCCGTGGGCACCGAGGCCCGGCTCACCGCCACCGAGCGCTACGTCCTCAACGCCGCCGTCGCCCTCCTCACCCTCACCCTGGAGCGTTCCCGCGGGCTGCGGCGCGCCGAGGAGCGGATGACCACGGCCCTGCTGCGGCTGATCCTGGACGGCCAGACGGGGATAGCGCGGGAGGTCGCCGGCGGCCTCTTCGGCGGCCTGCCCGCCGAGCCCGTCCGGGTGCTCGTCGCGGAGGGCGGCGAGGAGTCCGGCAGGGCGGCGGAGGAGGGCGCCAAGGCCCCCCTCGACCAGCTGATCGACCGGGCCGAGCAGGTCGCCGCGGGCGGCGGCGAGCGGGCGCTGGCCGCGCAGCTGGACGAGCAGACGGTGCTGCTGGTCACGGACGGCGGGGCGGTCCAGCGGGCCTGCGCGGACGCGGTCGAGGAGCTGGACGGTGTGGTCCTGGGGGTGTCAGGGCCCGGGCTGATCGACGAGGCGGGCGAGGCCGCCGTGGAGGCCCGCCGGGCGATGGCGGTCGCCCGGCGCAGCGGCCGCCGGCTGGTCGAGCACGAGGACGTCGGCGCCGGCTCCCTGCTGCCGCTGCTCGGCGAGGACGCCGTGCGGGCGTACGCGGACGCGCTGCTGCGTCCGCTGCGCGAGCACGACGCCTCCTCCCGCGGGGACCTGGTGGCCTCGCTGGGTGCCTGGCTGGCCCGGCACGGCCAGTGGGACGCGGCCGCCGCCGACCTCGGCGTCCACCGGCACACCCTGCGCTACCGGATGCGGCGGGTCGAGGAGCTCCTCGGCCGCTCGCTGGACGACACGGACATGCGGATGGAGCTGTGGCTGGCCCTGCGGGCCACCGAGGAGTAG
- a CDS encoding acetamidase/formamidase family protein, protein MHITRTGAGATHTAWDRTIEPIAEVEPGAELTVETLESSGGQLTAGSAAAELTGLDFGRINPVTGPFRIAGARPGDALVVDILEMATGSWGWTGCIPGFGLLAEDFPEPHLRISKIGPDSAELLPGLSVPVLPMVGTIGTAPPEDGPHSMVPPRRWGGNMDIRHVGPGARLVLPVGVEGALLSLGDVHAAMGDGEVSGTGVETDGTVRLRIGLRPGEAPATPFLETSERAQRTGRALATTGIGPDLMAASKEATRALIEEVVRRTGLAAEDAYLLASVAADLKISEVVDVPNWVVSAHLQLSLLDG, encoded by the coding sequence ATGCACATAACGCGCACCGGCGCCGGCGCCACCCACACCGCCTGGGACCGGACGATCGAGCCGATCGCCGAGGTCGAGCCCGGCGCCGAACTCACCGTGGAGACCCTGGAGTCCAGCGGCGGCCAGCTGACCGCGGGTTCGGCCGCGGCCGAGCTGACCGGCCTCGACTTCGGCCGGATCAACCCGGTCACCGGCCCGTTCCGGATCGCCGGGGCCCGGCCCGGCGACGCCCTGGTGGTGGACATCCTGGAGATGGCGACCGGCAGTTGGGGCTGGACCGGCTGCATCCCCGGCTTCGGTCTGCTGGCCGAGGACTTCCCGGAGCCGCACCTGCGGATCTCCAAGATCGGCCCGGACAGCGCCGAGTTGCTCCCCGGCCTGTCGGTCCCCGTCCTGCCGATGGTCGGCACCATCGGCACCGCCCCGCCGGAGGACGGCCCGCACAGCATGGTCCCGCCGCGCCGCTGGGGCGGGAACATGGACATCCGGCATGTCGGCCCGGGGGCCAGGCTCGTCCTGCCGGTCGGAGTCGAGGGCGCCCTCCTCTCGCTGGGCGACGTCCATGCGGCGATGGGCGACGGCGAGGTGAGCGGCACCGGGGTGGAGACGGACGGGACGGTCCGGCTGCGGATCGGGCTGCGTCCGGGGGAGGCCCCGGCGACGCCCTTCCTGGAGACCTCCGAGCGGGCCCAGCGCACCGGCCGGGCGCTCGCCACCACCGGCATCGGACCGGACCTGATGGCCGCGAGCAAGGAGGCGACCCGGGCGCTGATCGAGGAGGTCGTCCGCCGCACCGGCCTGGCGGCCGAGGACGCGTACCTGCTGGCGAGCGTGGCGGCGGACCTGAAGATCTCGGAGGTGGTGGACGTCCCGAACTGGGTCGTCTCGGCCCACCTCCAGCTCTCCCTCCTCGACGGCTGA